The following proteins come from a genomic window of Sphingosinicella flava:
- the coxB gene encoding cytochrome c oxidase subunit II has product MNALFKIVAIAAAFGLAPTAAMAQDNATAPAATAPDANAALPAQPQEASTPPLASGGAAPSDATVAKTAGAYKPGAPAPGVGQPDGRMGLQDQFTPIGEEAAWFHNQLLLPVITAISIFVLALLLYVIVRFRRTANPVPSRTTHNTAIEVIWTLVPVLILVVLAVPSIKLLARQYSPPAADLTVKVTGNQWYWTYSYPDNGDFELVSNMLPDEEAAKRGEPRLLAVDERMVVPAGATVKLIVTSADVIHAFAMPAFWTKMDAVPGRLNETWFKVDKPGVYYGQCSELCGARHAYMPIVVEVVPPAQFAAWVASKGGTMPGAAKPASPDATANSPIANPAPAAPTVGAGEADATTPAPTNVVEATTTPPVSRQGEAESKRGN; this is encoded by the coding sequence ATGAACGCTCTTTTCAAGATCGTCGCCATTGCCGCCGCATTCGGACTCGCGCCGACGGCCGCCATGGCGCAGGACAATGCGACCGCACCCGCCGCCACGGCCCCCGACGCCAATGCGGCGCTCCCGGCTCAGCCCCAGGAGGCTTCGACGCCCCCGCTCGCCAGCGGCGGCGCGGCCCCGTCGGATGCGACGGTCGCCAAGACCGCCGGCGCCTACAAGCCGGGCGCCCCGGCGCCGGGCGTCGGCCAGCCGGACGGCCGCATGGGCCTACAGGATCAGTTCACGCCGATCGGCGAGGAAGCGGCCTGGTTCCACAACCAGCTGCTGCTGCCCGTCATCACCGCGATCTCGATCTTCGTCCTGGCGCTGCTCCTTTACGTGATCGTCCGCTTCCGCCGCACCGCCAATCCGGTGCCGTCGCGCACGACGCACAATACGGCGATCGAAGTGATCTGGACGCTCGTCCCGGTCCTTATTCTCGTCGTCCTCGCCGTGCCGTCGATCAAGCTGCTGGCCCGCCAATATTCGCCGCCCGCCGCCGACCTCACCGTCAAGGTGACCGGCAATCAATGGTATTGGACCTATTCCTACCCCGACAATGGCGATTTCGAGCTGGTGTCGAACATGCTGCCCGACGAAGAAGCCGCCAAACGCGGCGAACCGCGCCTGCTCGCGGTCGACGAGCGCATGGTGGTGCCCGCTGGCGCTACGGTGAAGCTGATCGTCACCTCCGCCGACGTCATCCACGCCTTCGCGATGCCCGCCTTCTGGACGAAGATGGACGCCGTCCCCGGCCGCCTCAACGAAACCTGGTTCAAGGTCGACAAGCCCGGCGTCTATTACGGCCAATGTTCCGAACTGTGCGGCGCGCGTCACGCTTATATGCCGATCGTGGTCGAGGTCGTCCCGCCGGCGCAATTCGCCGCCTGGGTCGCGTCGAAGGGCGGCACCATGCCGGGCGCCGCGAAGCCGGCTTCGCCCGATGCGACCGCGAACAGCCCGATCGCCAATCCGGCCCCGGCCGCGCCGACCGTCGGCGCGGGTGAAGCCGATGCCACGACTCCGGCGCCGACCAATGTCGTCGAAGCCACCACCACCCCGCCGGTTTCCCGGCAGGGTGAAGCCGAATCCAAGCGCGGAAACTAA
- the pyrE gene encoding orotate phosphoribosyltransferase, with protein sequence MTEDDILAEFRAADALLEGHFILSSGLHSPRYLQCARVLMDPMRGARLASALVATMPRDLRSAIEIVVSPAMGGIIAGHEVARALGVEALFVERPAGTFELRRGFRLSPGQKVLMVEDVVTTGLSSREAIKAIEDAGGDVIAAASLVDRSNGTADLGVPFYPLIRLTVPTYEADALPPELAALPAEKPGSRKA encoded by the coding sequence ATGACCGAAGACGACATATTGGCAGAATTCCGCGCCGCCGACGCTCTTCTCGAAGGCCATTTCATCCTGTCCTCCGGCCTCCACAGCCCGCGCTACCTGCAATGCGCGCGCGTGCTGATGGACCCCATGCGCGGCGCCCGCCTCGCCTCCGCCCTCGTCGCGACCATGCCGCGCGACCTGCGCAGCGCGATCGAAATCGTCGTGTCGCCGGCCATGGGCGGAATCATCGCGGGGCACGAAGTCGCGCGCGCGCTTGGGGTCGAGGCGCTGTTCGTCGAGCGCCCGGCCGGCACGTTCGAGCTGCGCCGCGGTTTCCGCCTGTCCCCGGGCCAAAAGGTGCTGATGGTCGAGGACGTGGTGACGACCGGCCTTTCCTCGCGCGAGGCGATCAAGGCGATCGAGGACGCGGGCGGCGACGTCATCGCGGCTGCCTCTCTCGTCGACAGGTCCAACGGCACGGCGGACCTCGGCGTGCCCTTTTATCCGCTCATCCGTCTCACCGTCCCGACCTACGAGGCGGACGCGCTGCCGCCGGAACTGGCCGCGCTTCCCGCCGAAAAGCCGGGCAGCCGCAAGGCGTGA
- a CDS encoding pyridoxine 5'-phosphate synthase, producing MTAPLRLGVNIDHVATIRNARGGPHPDPVRAAFAAAAAGADGITAHLREDRRHITDEDIARLKDRLEIPLNLEMAATEEMLGIALRHRPHAACIVPEKREERTTEGGLDAAGQFDHLAPFVAKLAEAGIRVSLFIEPEAKQIDAAIRLKAPVIEFHTGRYAHLSGEARATELRRLADAAALAWKNGIEPHAGHGLTYDNVVPVAAIPQVAELNIGHFLIGEAIFTGIDPSIRRMRALMDEARG from the coding sequence GTGACCGCTCCGCTCCGCCTCGGCGTCAACATCGATCATGTCGCGACGATTCGAAATGCGCGGGGCGGGCCGCATCCCGATCCGGTGCGCGCCGCCTTCGCAGCGGCGGCGGCAGGAGCGGACGGCATCACCGCGCACCTGCGCGAGGATCGGCGGCATATCACCGACGAGGATATCGCCCGGCTGAAGGACCGGCTTGAAATTCCGCTCAATCTGGAAATGGCGGCCACGGAGGAGATGCTGGGCATCGCGCTGCGCCATCGCCCGCACGCCGCCTGCATCGTGCCCGAGAAGCGCGAAGAGCGGACGACCGAGGGCGGCCTCGACGCCGCCGGACAGTTCGATCATCTGGCGCCCTTCGTCGCGAAACTCGCCGAAGCGGGCATCCGCGTCAGCCTGTTCATCGAGCCCGAGGCAAAGCAGATCGACGCCGCGATCCGCCTCAAGGCGCCTGTGATCGAATTCCATACCGGCCGCTACGCCCATCTTTCGGGCGAAGCGCGCGCCACGGAATTGCGCCGCCTCGCCGATGCCGCGGCACTCGCCTGGAAGAACGGCATCGAACCGCATGCCGGGCACGGCCTTACCTACGACAATGTCGTGCCGGTCGCCGCCATCCCGCAGGTTGCGGAACTCAATATCGGCCACTTCCTGATCGGCGAGGCGATCTTCACGGGCATCGATCCCAGCATCCGCCGCATGCGCGCCTTGATGGACGAGGCGCGGGGTTGA
- the acpS gene encoding holo-ACP synthase, whose translation MIIGIGSDLCNIERIERSLERFGDRFANRVFTDVERAKAESRSFTRAGTYAKRFAAKEAFSKAVGTGFKRGVFMKDIGVVNKASGAPTLALTGGAKARLDAMIPDGHAAEVHLTMTDDHPFAQAFVIIEAVPLARSEG comes from the coding sequence ATGATCATCGGCATCGGTTCGGACCTCTGCAATATCGAGCGGATCGAAAGGTCTCTCGAACGGTTCGGCGACAGGTTCGCCAATCGGGTCTTCACCGATGTCGAGCGGGCCAAGGCCGAAAGCCGGTCGTTCACGCGCGCCGGAACATATGCGAAGCGCTTCGCGGCCAAGGAGGCCTTTTCGAAGGCCGTCGGCACCGGCTTCAAGCGCGGCGTGTTCATGAAGGATATAGGCGTCGTCAATAAAGCCTCCGGCGCGCCGACGCTGGCGTTGACCGGGGGGGCGAAGGCAAGACTTGACGCCATGATCCCGGACGGCCACGCGGCGGAAGTGCATTTGACGATGACCGACGACCATCCGTTCGCCCAGGCGTTCGTGATCATCGAAGCGGTCCCATTAGCGAGGAGCGAAGGGTGA
- the lepB gene encoding signal peptidase I: MSETSQPAETTDGETEAKKKTNWRDEAKGIFWLVLAVLGFHSFVAKPFYIPSESMMPGLLKGDRLVVSKYPYGWSWVSPSFHVFPPTQGRIFGSLPQRGDVVIVTPPGAKVDYIKRVIGLPGDTLEMIQGQLFINGEPVKRERRPDTLIPVDANVPCLPDRFADARAPGPDGQLYCRMPVVRETLPGGATYDTIDRGYTEADDFAALTVPANHLFLMGDNRDNSSDSRFPTSMGGLGGPVPWENIGGRAEFITFSLDGTSQILNPISWFTALRGGRAGDSLHPERPEGN; the protein is encoded by the coding sequence GTGAGCGAAACGAGCCAGCCCGCCGAAACGACGGACGGCGAAACCGAAGCGAAGAAGAAGACCAATTGGCGTGACGAGGCGAAGGGCATCTTCTGGCTCGTCCTCGCCGTGCTCGGCTTCCACAGCTTCGTCGCCAAGCCTTTCTACATTCCGTCCGAATCGATGATGCCGGGGCTGCTGAAGGGCGACCGTCTGGTGGTCAGCAAATATCCTTACGGCTGGTCCTGGGTGTCGCCGTCCTTCCACGTTTTTCCGCCGACGCAGGGGCGCATCTTCGGGTCGCTGCCCCAGCGCGGCGACGTGGTGATCGTGACTCCGCCCGGCGCCAAGGTGGATTATATCAAGCGCGTTATCGGTCTGCCCGGCGACACGCTGGAAATGATCCAGGGCCAGCTCTTCATCAACGGCGAGCCGGTGAAGCGGGAGCGGCGCCCCGACACGCTGATTCCGGTCGACGCCAATGTCCCCTGCCTCCCCGACCGCTTCGCCGACGCGCGCGCGCCGGGACCGGACGGGCAGCTTTACTGCCGCATGCCCGTGGTGCGCGAGACTTTGCCGGGCGGCGCGACCTACGACACGATCGACCGCGGCTATACCGAGGCCGACGATTTCGCGGCGCTGACCGTGCCGGCCAACCATCTGTTCCTGATGGGCGACAATCGCGACAACAGTTCCGACAGCCGCTTTCCAACCAGCATGGGCGGGCTCGGCGGGCCGGTGCCGTGGGAAAATATCGGCGGGCGCGCCGAGTTCATCACTTTCTCGCTGGACGGCACGTCGCAGATCCTGAACCCGATCAGCTGGTTCACCGCCTTGCGGGGCGGCCGTGCCGGCGATAGCCTGCATCCGGAGCGGCCAGAAGGGAATTAA
- a CDS encoding AI-2E family transporter, which produces MSEAQGLHVEKPGPAELRDPLIRDELKKAGVWFTLALAIALVIFLAQPLLLIVAGLVFASMLDGGARLLGRVLPIGRGWRLLIVVVASLAFLFGTFAMAGMQIAAQAETFRTVVEAQLQRGLDWLSSFGLFEGGIKVADFSQQIMGSLGRLTTAVSSALGAITSLFMIFIIGIFVAVEPRIYERGVGWMLPMRRRDQFYRTTGHMAHTLRRLMAGRLLGMAVEGVGTWLLLMAGGVPMAAILGIITGILAFLPNIGAIISGVLIVLVGFSVSFEAGLWAIGVYLVVQIVDGYLIVPYVARKTVDLAPALVLGAQLLFGALLGIMGLALADPIVAMIKAALEQKSKEDNGLAAGTAEP; this is translated from the coding sequence ATGAGCGAAGCGCAGGGCCTGCATGTCGAGAAGCCCGGCCCCGCCGAGCTGCGCGATCCCCTGATCCGCGACGAGCTCAAGAAAGCGGGCGTGTGGTTCACCCTCGCGCTCGCCATCGCGCTCGTCATCTTCCTCGCCCAGCCTTTGCTGCTGATCGTCGCGGGCCTTGTCTTCGCATCGATGCTGGACGGCGGCGCCCGCCTGCTCGGCCGGGTGTTGCCGATCGGCCGCGGCTGGCGGCTCTTGATCGTCGTCGTCGCTTCATTGGCCTTCCTGTTCGGCACCTTCGCCATGGCGGGCATGCAGATTGCCGCACAGGCCGAAACCTTTCGCACCGTGGTCGAAGCCCAATTGCAGCGTGGGCTCGACTGGCTGAGCTCGTTCGGCCTGTTCGAAGGCGGCATCAAGGTCGCCGATTTCAGCCAGCAGATCATGGGGTCGCTCGGGCGCCTCACCACGGCCGTGTCGAGCGCGCTGGGGGCGATCACCAGCCTGTTCATGATCTTCATCATCGGCATCTTCGTCGCGGTCGAACCGCGCATCTACGAACGCGGCGTCGGCTGGATGCTGCCGATGCGCCGCCGCGATCAATTCTACCGCACGACCGGCCACATGGCCCATACGCTCCGCCGCCTGATGGCGGGACGCCTGCTCGGCATGGCGGTGGAGGGCGTCGGCACCTGGCTCCTGCTGATGGCGGGCGGCGTGCCGATGGCGGCGATCCTCGGCATCATCACCGGCATCCTCGCCTTCCTGCCCAATATCGGCGCCATCATTTCGGGCGTCCTGATCGTGCTGGTCGGCTTTTCGGTGAGCTTCGAGGCGGGCCTCTGGGCGATCGGCGTCTACCTGGTCGTGCAGATCGTCGACGGCTATCTGATCGTGCCTTACGTCGCGCGCAAGACCGTGGACCTTGCCCCCGCCCTCGTCCTTGGCGCGCAATTGCTGTTCGGCGCCCTGCTCGGGATCATGGGGCTGGCGCTCGCCGATCCGATCGTCGCGATGATCAAGGCGGCGCTGGAACAGAAATCGAAGGAGGATAATGGGCTGGCGGCGGGAACGGCCGAACCCTGA
- a CDS encoding FKBP-type peptidyl-prolyl cis-trans isomerase, giving the protein MSVTAVPIRPLKKGSVVRLWAGIAILCAAGAGLAYVGTEGQRAADPASFLADNAEEDGVVTTASGLQYKVLQQGAGPRPGETDMVAVDYEGRIPGGKVFDTSAGRGPATFPVVGVVPGFSEALQLMQRGATYRIWLSPELGYGAEEQRDPQTGEVVIPANAVLEFDLTLRDFQPIPPEQLQQLQAMRQMQQQMEAQQGGAKAE; this is encoded by the coding sequence ATGTCCGTCACAGCCGTTCCGATTCGCCCCTTGAAGAAGGGTTCCGTCGTCAGGCTTTGGGCGGGCATTGCGATTCTCTGCGCCGCCGGCGCCGGTCTCGCTTATGTGGGAACCGAAGGGCAGCGCGCGGCCGACCCTGCTTCCTTCCTGGCCGATAATGCCGAAGAAGACGGTGTCGTCACCACCGCTTCGGGCTTGCAATATAAGGTGCTGCAGCAGGGTGCGGGGCCGCGTCCGGGCGAAACCGACATGGTCGCGGTCGACTATGAAGGCCGCATTCCCGGCGGCAAGGTGTTCGACACGAGCGCGGGCCGCGGTCCGGCGACCTTCCCGGTCGTCGGCGTGGTGCCGGGCTTCAGCGAAGCGCTTCAGCTCATGCAGCGCGGCGCCACCTATCGCATCTGGCTGTCGCCCGAGCTCGGCTACGGCGCCGAGGAGCAGCGCGATCCCCAGACCGGCGAGGTCGTCATTCCGGCCAATGCGGTCCTGGAATTCGACCTGACGCTTCGCGACTTCCAGCCCATTCCCCCCGAACAGCTCCAGCAGCTTCAGGCGATGCGCCAGATGCAGCAGCAGATGGAAGCGCAGCAGGGCGGGGCGAAGGCCGAATAG
- the rpsU gene encoding 30S ribosomal protein S21: protein MQIIVRDNNVDQALRALKKKLQREGVYREMKLRRHYEKPSEKRARERAAAVRRARKLERKRMERDGAR, encoded by the coding sequence ATGCAAATCATCGTTCGCGACAACAATGTCGACCAGGCGCTCCGCGCGCTGAAGAAGAAGCTCCAGCGCGAGGGCGTGTATCGCGAGATGAAGCTGCGCCGTCACTATGAAAAGCCGTCGGAAAAGCGCGCCCGCGAGCGTGCCGCCGCCGTGCGCCGCGCCCGCAAGCTCGAGCGCAAGCGGATGGAGCGCGACGGCGCCCGCTAA
- a CDS encoding (2Fe-2S)-binding protein, with product MTRFTVNGQPVHYRMDPETPLLFALRDASNLTGTKYGCGMGQCGACTVIIDGQAVRSCQVTIAQVEGGFVTTIEGLSRDRSHPVQQAFAAEWAVQCGHCTPGFVMAAAALIVGNANPSDLEIDRALTNLCPCGTYPRVRRAVRRAASIQAGRERADGAPAPGIDPAEAARIVPALRRPPRGE from the coding sequence ATGACCCGCTTCACCGTCAACGGCCAGCCTGTCCATTACCGGATGGATCCCGAAACGCCGCTTCTCTTCGCCCTGCGCGATGCGTCCAACCTGACCGGCACCAAATATGGCTGCGGCATGGGGCAGTGCGGCGCCTGCACGGTCATCATCGACGGCCAGGCGGTCAGGAGCTGCCAGGTCACCATTGCCCAGGTCGAGGGGGGCTTCGTCACCACCATCGAAGGGCTATCGCGCGATCGTTCGCACCCGGTGCAGCAGGCCTTTGCCGCCGAGTGGGCCGTCCAATGCGGTCATTGCACGCCAGGCTTCGTGATGGCGGCGGCGGCCTTGATCGTGGGCAACGCCAATCCCAGCGACCTGGAGATCGACCGGGCGCTCACCAATCTTTGCCCCTGCGGCACCTATCCCCGCGTCCGGCGGGCGGTGCGGCGGGCGGCGTCCATCCAGGCGGGGCGGGAACGCGCCGACGGGGCCCCCGCGCCCGGCATCGACCCCGCGGAGGCCGCGCGTATCGTGCCCGCCTTGCGCCGTCCGCCGCGCGGCGAATGA
- a CDS encoding RcnB family protein yields the protein MVLMMAATAVSAVAPAAAQDAGGDARARFQARLGGGQGARGEQGTERRENRAERRDDRRDARNERRDDQRDARIERNDDRRDARIERNDDRRDARIERRDDQRDARNERRGDWRDGRSERRDDRRDNNNDWRNDRRDTRWDRRDDRRQAQRWNRGWRSDNRYDWQRYRYQNRNAFRVGRYYAPHRHSYSRLSIGLFLGSSFYGNRYWINDPWQYRLPPAYPGTRWVRYYDDVLLVDTYNGEVIDVIYDFFW from the coding sequence ATGGTTTTGATGATGGCCGCGACGGCGGTGTCCGCGGTCGCCCCCGCAGCGGCGCAGGATGCCGGCGGCGACGCCCGCGCCCGGTTCCAGGCCCGCCTCGGCGGCGGCCAGGGCGCCCGTGGCGAGCAGGGCACGGAGCGCCGCGAAAATCGTGCGGAACGCCGGGACGATCGCCGCGACGCGCGAAACGAACGCCGCGACGACCAGCGTGATGCCCGGATCGAACGCAACGACGATCGCCGCGATGCCCGCATCGAGCGGAACGACGATCGCCGGGACGCCCGCATCGAACGGCGCGACGATCAGCGCGATGCGCGCAACGAGAGGCGTGGCGATTGGCGGGACGGACGCAGCGAGCGTCGTGACGACCGCCGTGACAATAATAACGATTGGCGGAACGACCGCCGCGACACCCGTTGGGACCGCCGCGACGACCGCCGGCAGGCACAGCGCTGGAATCGCGGCTGGCGCAGCGACAATCGCTACGACTGGCAGCGCTACCGCTACCAGAATCGCAACGCCTTCCGCGTCGGCCGCTATTATGCGCCCCACCGGCACAGCTATAGCCGCCTGTCGATCGGCCTGTTCCTCGGTTCGTCTTTCTACGGCAACCGCTATTGGATCAACGATCCGTGGCAATATCGCCTGCCGCCGGCCTATCCGGGCACGCGCTGGGTCCGCTATTATGACGACGTGCTGCTCGTCGACACCTATAATGGCGAAGTCATCGACGTGATCTACGATTTCTTCTGGTAA
- a CDS encoding prolyl hydroxylase family protein: protein MYKAEIGRIVSDRLSHTANVVKVPSPQLDLFVARNFLDESECAMLIKMIDAVRQPSGVLGPNVDPDYRTSESGNLNPWDPFVQKIERKIADLMPIHPSHGETIQGQRYAVGQQFKPHHDFFYTDQPYWPDQEKSGGQRTWTVMMFLNEPEAGGQTAFPEAGVKITPKTGNLLAWNNLTAQGYPNSYSLHTGMPVEKGVKYVITKWFRERPWGGGATGMM from the coding sequence ATGTACAAGGCGGAAATCGGCAGGATCGTCAGCGACAGGCTGTCGCATACGGCGAATGTTGTGAAAGTCCCCTCGCCCCAGCTCGACCTGTTCGTCGCCCGCAATTTCCTGGACGAGAGCGAATGCGCGATGCTGATCAAGATGATCGACGCGGTGCGCCAGCCCTCGGGCGTGCTCGGCCCCAATGTCGATCCCGATTACCGCACCAGCGAAAGCGGCAACCTCAACCCCTGGGATCCGTTCGTCCAGAAGATCGAGCGGAAGATCGCCGATCTCATGCCGATCCATCCGAGCCATGGCGAGACGATCCAGGGGCAGCGTTATGCGGTAGGCCAGCAGTTCAAGCCGCATCACGATTTCTTCTATACCGACCAGCCTTATTGGCCGGACCAGGAAAAAAGCGGCGGCCAGCGCACCTGGACGGTGATGATGTTTTTGAACGAGCCCGAAGCGGGCGGCCAGACCGCCTTTCCCGAAGCGGGCGTCAAGATCACGCCGAAGACCGGCAATCTGCTTGCCTGGAACAATCTGACGGCGCAGGGCTATCCCAACAGCTATTCCCTCCACACCGGCATGCCGGTGGAAAAAGGCGTCAAATATGTCATCACCAAATGGTTTCGCGAACGCCCCTGGGGCGGCGGCGCCACGGGGATGATGTGA
- a CDS encoding DUF885 domain-containing protein, with translation MNRFAVLAASLSLTALAACTTAGTQQSVAPAAPAATAKPAADAHAALHALFRDSDEDSLKRGPLNALFRGDMRYADRLGDYITDAYFDAERAAAERELRRLRAIDRNALSETDRLAYDTFRWQTESTLKNLSPELLPLTAVRPIDHFNGFQTFYPDLASGQSAAPFKTVADYENNIRRHREFATYIDRAVGRFREGMKSGVTQPKLVVRNIIDQLDFQLKQPLADSPFTAPLKTFPEGISAADRARLKTETEKVVRDEIFPAYARLRDFLRDDYLPVAREGVGLVHMKGGDRLYAALIEQNTTLPLGADDVHALGLREVARIRSEMEGIKDKVGFKGTLAQFFEHLRTDPQFRPQSAEWLRDRYYEIGRTVDARVPAIFAALPKTPLEIRPVPPHREQTDAAGSYNQGTPDGSRPGIFYYNAYDLPSRSVWGMETLYLHEAAPGHHFQISLAQENEALPNFMRFGGNTAYVEGWALYAETLWDELGLETDPYQRFGGLNDEMLRAMRLVVDSGIHAKGWTRDQAIQYMLDNSSMGRTDATIEVERYIAIPGQALAYKIGQLKILELRAKAEKALGSRFDLKAFHAEVLDSGALPLSVLEAKIDRWIAARKG, from the coding sequence ATGAACCGCTTCGCCGTCCTTGCCGCCAGCCTGTCCCTCACCGCACTCGCGGCCTGCACCACGGCGGGCACGCAGCAGTCCGTGGCGCCCGCCGCACCTGCCGCCACCGCGAAACCGGCCGCAGATGCGCATGCCGCGCTCCACGCTTTGTTTCGCGACAGCGACGAAGACAGCCTGAAGCGCGGCCCGCTCAACGCCCTGTTCCGGGGCGACATGCGCTATGCCGATCGCCTCGGCGATTATATCACCGACGCTTATTTCGATGCGGAACGGGCGGCGGCGGAAAGGGAGCTGAGGCGGCTCAGGGCGATCGATCGCAACGCCTTGTCCGAAACCGACCGGCTCGCCTACGACACCTTTCGCTGGCAGACGGAATCGACGCTGAAGAACCTGTCCCCCGAACTGCTACCGCTGACGGCGGTGCGGCCCATCGACCATTTCAACGGCTTCCAGACCTTCTACCCCGATCTCGCATCGGGCCAGAGCGCGGCACCGTTCAAGACGGTCGCGGATTATGAAAACAACATCAGGCGCCACCGCGAATTCGCGACCTATATCGACCGCGCGGTCGGCCGTTTCCGCGAGGGCATGAAGAGCGGCGTCACCCAGCCCAAATTGGTGGTGCGCAACATCATCGACCAGCTCGATTTTCAGCTGAAGCAGCCATTGGCGGATTCCCCCTTCACCGCGCCGCTCAAGACTTTCCCCGAAGGCATATCGGCGGCCGATCGGGCGCGGCTCAAGACCGAAACGGAAAAGGTCGTGCGGGACGAGATTTTCCCCGCTTATGCACGTCTGCGCGATTTCCTGCGCGACGATTATCTGCCCGTCGCGCGCGAGGGCGTCGGCCTCGTCCACATGAAGGGCGGCGACCGGCTCTATGCCGCGCTCATCGAACAGAATACGACCCTGCCGCTCGGGGCTGATGACGTCCACGCGCTCGGCCTGCGCGAAGTCGCGCGCATCCGGAGCGAGATGGAGGGGATCAAGGACAAGGTCGGCTTCAAGGGCACGCTGGCGCAATTCTTCGAACATCTGCGCACGGACCCGCAATTCCGGCCGCAATCCGCCGAATGGCTGCGCGACCGTTATTACGAAATCGGCCGGACGGTCGACGCGCGCGTGCCCGCGATCTTCGCGGCCTTGCCCAAGACGCCGCTGGAAATCCGCCCGGTGCCGCCGCACCGCGAGCAGACCGACGCCGCCGGCTCCTACAATCAGGGCACGCCTGACGGGTCGCGGCCCGGCATCTTCTATTACAATGCCTATGACCTCCCCTCGCGCTCGGTCTGGGGCATGGAGACGCTCTACCTCCACGAAGCGGCGCCGGGGCATCATTTCCAGATCAGCCTGGCGCAGGAGAATGAGGCGCTGCCCAATTTCATGCGCTTCGGCGGCAACACCGCTTATGTCGAGGGCTGGGCGCTTTATGCCGAGACGTTGTGGGACGAACTCGGCCTCGAAACCGATCCCTATCAGCGCTTCGGCGGCCTCAACGATGAAATGCTGCGCGCGATGCGGCTCGTCGTCGACAGCGGCATCCATGCCAAGGGCTGGACCCGCGATCAGGCGATCCAGTACATGCTCGACAACAGCTCGATGGGCCGCACCGACGCGACCATCGAGGTCGAACGCTATATCGCCATCCCTGGCCAGGCGCTCGCCTACAAGATCGGCCAGCTGAAAATCCTGGAATTGCGCGCGAAGGCCGAAAAGGCGCTGGGCAGCCGCTTCGACCTCAAGGCTTTCCATGCCGAAGTGCTGGACAGCGGCGCCTTGCCCCTCTCCGTGCTGGAGGCGAAGATCGACCGCTGGATCGCGGCGCGGAAGGGCTAA
- a CDS encoding GDP-mannose 4,6-dehydratase, whose product MSAILVTGVAGFIGYHVARRLLERGESVVGIDNFTPYYALDLKRARIAALPQDRFRLIETDFADAEGLGRALSGVDFDRIVHLGAQPGVRYSIDHPLAYAHSNLTGHLVMLETARHRAVAHLVYASSSSVYGGNASLPFRVEDRADQPISLYAATKKADELISETYSHLYRLPQTGLRFFTVYGPWGRPDMAVWTFTRKILRGEPIDVFGHGDMRRDFTFIDDIVAGVIAALDNPPPDDGRPKAGGSVGPHRLYNIGNNKSEELGRLIDVIEAACGRKAERVLKPMQPGDVRDTYADISAIEADLGYRPVTSIEAGVPRFVDWYRQHDFL is encoded by the coding sequence GTGTCCGCGATCCTCGTCACCGGCGTCGCGGGCTTCATCGGCTATCATGTCGCCCGCCGCCTGCTGGAGCGCGGCGAGAGCGTGGTCGGCATCGACAATTTCACGCCTTATTACGCGCTCGACCTGAAACGGGCGCGGATCGCTGCCCTGCCACAGGATCGCTTCCGCCTCATCGAAACGGATTTCGCCGATGCGGAAGGGCTGGGACGCGCGCTGAGCGGCGTCGATTTCGACCGCATCGTCCATCTCGGCGCGCAGCCGGGCGTGCGCTATTCGATCGATCATCCGCTGGCTTATGCCCATTCCAACCTGACCGGGCATCTCGTCATGCTGGAAACCGCGCGGCATCGGGCCGTCGCGCACCTCGTCTACGCTTCCTCCTCCTCCGTCTATGGCGGCAATGCCAGCCTGCCCTTCCGGGTCGAGGATCGCGCCGACCAGCCCATCTCTCTCTATGCCGCCACGAAAAAGGCGGACGAGCTGATCAGCGAGACCTACAGCCATCTCTACCGTCTGCCGCAAACCGGACTGCGCTTCTTCACCGTCTACGGCCCCTGGGGCCGGCCGGACATGGCGGTCTGGACCTTCACCCGCAAAATCCTGCGCGGCGAGCCGATCGACGTGTTCGGCCATGGCGACATGCGGCGCGACTTCACCTTCATCGACGACATCGTTGCGGGGGTGATCGCAGCGCTCGACAATCCGCCGCCCGACGATGGACGGCCCAAGGCGGGCGGCAGCGTCGGTCCGCACCGCCTTTACAACATCGGCAACAACAAGAGCGAAGAGCTCGGCCGCCTGATCGACGTGATCGAGGCCGCGTGCGGGCGAAAGGCGGAGCGGGTGCTGAAGCCCATGCAGCCGGGCGACGTGCGCGACACCTATGCCGACATCAGCGCGATCGAGGCCGATCTCGGTTACCGGCCGGTGACATCGATCGAAGCGGGCGTGCCGCGCTTCGTCGACTGGTACCGCCAGCACGATTTTCTCTGA